ATGATCGTTAAGGTTAATGCGGCTTTGCAAGCGGCCAAGGACTTAGGAAGACCTATTCAAGTTGCCTCATGGCGTTACCCAGAAAAACTAGCTCAACTTTTTGCAGGGCAAAACGTTGGCACACAATTTTTGCCTCAATAACAGTAACTAAATAAATTTACGCAAATGAGCAGATGCTCTTTTGGCGAGTGGAGAATTTCAATGACTAAAGTAAACAAAGTAGTAGTAGCGTATTCTGGTGGCCTAGATACATCAGTGATCATCCCGTGGCTGAAAGAAAACTATAAGTGCGAAGTTGTCGCATTCGTAGCCGATGTAGGTCAAGGTGCAGAAGAGCTTGATGGTATCGAAGAAAAAGCAAAGGCTTCAGGCGCATCTGAGTGCTATGTTGTTGACCTAAAAGAAGAGATGGTTGCAGATTATATCTACCCAACCCTTAAAACTGGCGCGACCTATGAGGGCAAATACTTACTAGGTACTTCTATGGCTCGTCCTATTATCGCTAAGGCTCAGGTTGAGGTTGCACGTCAAGTAGGTGCGGACGCGCTATGCCACGGTTGTACGGGTAAAGGAAATGACCAAGTACGTTTTGAAGGTGCATTTGCAGCCTTAGCCCCTGATTTGCATGTTATTGCTCCTTGGCGTGAATGGGATCTAGTGAGCCGTGAGGAGTGCTTAGATTACCTAGCAGAGCGTAATATTCCTTGTACTGCATCTCTTACCAAGATCTATTCTCGTGATGCAAATGCATGGCATATCTCAACTGAAGGTGGTGTTCTAGAAGAAACATGGAATGCACCAAATGAAGATTGCTGGGCGTGGACAGTAGATCCAGAGCAAGCACCTGATCAGTCTGAAAGCATTACTATCAAGGTTGAAAAGGGTGAGATCACCCATGTAGATGGCAAAGCCATGACTCCGTATGACACCTTGGTGTACTTGAATGAAAAAGGTGCTGCGCACGGTATTGGTCGTATTGATATCGTTGAAAACCGTTTAGTTGGTATGAAGTCTCGTGGTTGTTATGAAACTCCGGGTGGCACCATCATGATGGAAGCGCTACGTGCTGTTGAGCAGTTAGTTCTGGATAAGACGGCGTTTGAATTTCGTGAAGAGTTAGCGGTAAAAGCCTCACATCTAGTTTATGATGGCCGTTGGTTTACACCACTATGTCGTTCTATTCTGGCAGCGTCTGAAGAGCTAGCTCAAGATGTTAACGGCGAAGTTATTATTAAACTGTATAAAGGCAATGCAACCGTTACTCAAAAGCGTTCTAACAACAGCCTTTATTCAGAAGAGTTTGCAACCTTTGGTGAAGATGAAGTGTACGACCAGAGCCATGCAGGTGGATTTATTCGTTTGTATTCGCTATCCAGCCGTATTCGTGCATTAAACGAAATGAAAAAATAGTTTAAAATTATCAAAGATTAAGATCATAGCAGGAGAGCAACAATGGCATTATGGGGCGGTAGATTTACCCAAGCAGCAGACACTCGGTTTAAGCAGTTCAACGATTCACTTCGATTCGATTACCGATTGGCTGAGCAAGACATTGTTGGCTCTATTGCTTGGTCTAAGGCCTTGCTTTCAGTCAATGTATTGGATGAAGCCGAACAACAGAAACTCGAGCTAGCGTTGAATGAACTCAAGCTTGAGGTTATGGAAGATCCTGAGCAGATCCTACTATCAGATGCTGAAGATATTCACTCATGGGTTGAGCAGCAACTGATTGGCAAAGTAGGCGATCTTGGTAAAAAGCTACATACTGGTCGTTCTCGTAATGATCAGGTAGCGACAGACCTTAAGCTGTGGTGTCGTCAGCAGGGAAACCAATTACTTATTGCACTAGATAAGCTGCAAGATAAATTGGTAACAGTTGCACAGCAGCATCAAAAAACGGTTCTACCTGGCTATACCCACCTTCAAAGAGCTCAACCTGTTACTTTTGCACATTGGTGCCTTGCATATGTTGAGATGTTTGAGCGTGATTATTCTCGTCTTAGTGATGCACTTAACCGCCTTGATACCTGTCCACTGGGCTCTGGTGCTTTAGCCGGTACTGCGTACCCTATGGATCGTGAAAAACTCGCGCACTCTTTAGGCTTTCAACGTGCAACCCGTAACAGCTTAGATTCAGTATCTGATAGAGACCATGTGATGGAGCTATTGACCATCTCATCAATGTCGATGATTCATTTATCGCGCCTTGCTGAAGATATGATCTTTTATAACTCAGGTGAGTCTAACTTTATTGAGCTTGCAGATACGGTCACTTCGGGTTCTTCACTTATGCCACAGAAGAAAAACCCAGATGCATTAGAGCTTATTCGTGGTAAATGTGGTCGTGTATACGGCTCATTGGCTGGCATGATGATGACCGTAAAAGCGTTACCATTGGCATACAACAAAGATATGCAAGAAGACAAGGAAGGGCTGTTTGATGCTCTTGATACTTGGAATGATTGTATGGAAATGGCTGCGTTATGCTTTGATGGTATTCAAGTCAATGGTGAGCGTACCCTAGAAGCGGCAAAACAAGGTTATGCGAACTCTACTGAGCTTGCTGACTACTTGGTAGCTAAAGGTATCCCATTCCGTGAAGCCCATCATATTGTGGGGGTAACCGTAGTTGCTGCTATAGAGAAAGGCTGTGCTCTTGAAGAGCTGAGCTTAAATGAGCTCAAGCAGTTCTCGGATGTGATTGATAATGATGTTTATGAAATATTGACCATCGAATCGTGCCTTGAAAAACGCTCAGCTTTGGGCGGCGTAAGTCCTTTGCAAGTGAAGTATGCCGTTGAGCAAGCTCAGAAACGTTTAGAGCAAAGAGACGCATCTGGTGTCAAAGTTCGCTCTGCTCGCCTTACTGATATCGATACTCTTGAAGGAATGGTCGCATACTGGGCAGGGTTGGGTGATAACCTGCCACGCAGCCGCAGTGAGCTAATTCGTGATATTGGTTCTTTCGCAGTTGCAGAGCATCATGGCGAGGTTACTGGTTGTGCATCCTTATATGTGTACGATTCAGGATTAGCTGAAATCCGCTCTTTGGGTATTGAAGCCGGTTGGCAAGGGCAAGGTCAAGGCAGTGCAGTGGTGCAGCATCTGGTTGATAGAGCACGTAAAATGGCAATACAAAAAGTATTTGTGCTAACGCGTACCCCTGAGTTCTTTATGAAGCAGGACTTTATTCCAACCTCTAAGCGACTTCTACCGGAGAAAGTGCTCAAAGATTGTGAGCAATGTCCACGTCAACACGCATGTGATGAGGTTGCTCTGGAGATAGACCTAAATGAGCAGGTAATTATGAAGGTCAATGTTGCCTAAATAGTGCCACCTTATTTAAATAAACCCCTGAGCTTAATATAGCTCAGGGGTTTTGTTTTTTTAGTACCACAAATATAAGCCCACTAATCTTAGTGGGACTTGATTTGCGCTTACGCTAAGTAAGCCTCAAGCTCTTCGCTGCCACCGATATGCTTGCCGCCGATAAATACTTGCGGCACGGTAGAGCGACCAGTTACAGCACGCAATGATACTGACGTTGCATCCTTACCCAGTACAACTTCTTCATATTGCAATCCGTGATCAATCAAAGCTTGCTTTGCTTTGGCGCAAAACGGGCAAGCAGGCTTAGTAAATACAGTGATTGATTCCTGAGTTTTATGTTCTGGTGCAATGTAGTTGAGCATTGTATCTGCATCCGAAACCTTGAACGGGTCACCAGGCTCGTTGGCTTCGATAAACATCTTCTCTACGATGCCATTTTTAACCAACATGCTGTAGCGCCATGAACGCTTGCCAAAACCAAGCTCACTCTTATCTACTAGCATCCCCATGCCATCCGTAAATTCACCATTGCCATCAGGCAAAAAGCGGATGTTTTCAGCTTCCTGGTCTTGCTTCCATGCATTCATAACAAAGGTATCATTTACTGATAGACATACGATTTCATCGACGCCGTGCTCTTTAAAAACAGAGAATAACTCATTGAAGCGTGGTAAATGGCTAGATGAACATGTTGGAGTAAAGGCACCCGGTAGACTGAATACGATGACTGTTTTATTAGCAAAAATATCGTTGGAGGTAACTTGAACAAACTGGTCACCGACTCGAACAGGAAAGGTTACTTGAGGTACAGACTGACCTTCTTTAGATACAAACATATTAGATTCCTTTAAACGTTTTATTTCGTTTTGTTGCGCACATTATTAAACAATCAATCTGATAGGAATAATCGTTTAATGCTATGTTATCAATAGTTAATACTTATCAAAAGGTGCTATGTGAATATTCGAGACTTTGAATACTTGGTGGCTTTGTCTGAGCATAAACATTTTCGTAAGGCTGCAGAAGCCTGTTTTGTCAGTCAGCCAACCCTCAGCGGTCAGATCCGTAAACTAGAAGATGAGCTAGGAACGGCACTTTTAGAACGAAGCAGTCGAAAAGTACTATTTACGGATGCGGGCTTACTACTTGTTGAACAAGCTAAGCGGATACTATCGGAAATAAAGCAATTTACCGATATGGCAGGAGCGCAGGGAGATAGCATGGAGGGGCCCCTGCATATTGGCTTTATTCCCACTGTCGGCCCTTATCTAATGCCATTAATTATACCTAAGATAAAACAGGATTTTCCTGAATTAGAACTGTTTTTGTATGAAGCTCAAACTCATCAATTGGTCGCACAATTGGAGGAGGGAAAGTTGGATTGCGTTATTCTAGCCGCAGTTAAAGAAACGGAACCCTTTAAAGAGATTGAAATCTATGAAGAACCGTTAGTTGTTGCCGTACCTGATAATCACAGCTGGGGTTCATTAGGGGAACTTGATATGCAGCTGCTTAATGGTAGTACGGTGCTGTCTCTTGGTGATGGACACTGCCTTCGAGACCAAGCTCTAGGGTATTGTTTTGCCGCAGGAGCGCAAGATGATAAGCGATTTAAAGCGACCAGCTTAGAGACCTTACGAAATATGGTAGCGGCTGGCAGTGGTATTACCTTGTTGCCGCAACTAGCGGTACCACGCACCCAGAAATCCAAAGATGGTGTAACCTATATAGCCGCACGAAATCCAGTACCTAGTCGTAAGCTAGTGCTTGCCTATCGTCCTGGCTCACCATTTAAAGCGCGTTTTGAACAGCTTGCTGATTATGTTGCGAAACAACTACAGAACATATAATAAAAAACCCCAAGGCTAGCCTTGGGGTTTTATGTTTTAGAACAGTAGTTCATCACCACCATCGTCATCTTTATCATCAGAGTTTTGTTCATCTGAGAACAAATCCCCTCCGAGTAGATTTTCGTTGGAAGAGTCTGGCACATATTCAGTTGGTGCTGTGCCGCGTAAGAAATACTCAAAGCGTGATGTTTCGTCAGCTTTATAGGTTAACAAACCAGAGCTTCGGTCAATACGTGCTTGAACTATATTTGATGGTACCTGCTTACGTTGTATCGGTTCATCTGCAAGGGCTATACGCATGAAATCAATCCAAGCTGGTTGAGCTGTTTTTGCGCCTGCTTCACCGCCACTGACTTGGCTTTTGCCTAGATTAGCGTTGTGTTCGGTTCTGCCTAGCTTGCGACTCGGATTATCGAAACCTACCCACGAGATAGCAACTGTGTGCGGACCAAAACCACTGTACCAAGTATCTTTAGATGAGTTGGTCGTTCCGGTTTTACCACCTATATCACGGCGATGCAGTTTTTGTGCTCTAAAGCCAGTACCGTTCCAGCCTGTACCCTTAGACCAGTTACCACCCCCCCATACATTGCTGTACATCAATTCGCGTACTAAAAACGCGGTTTGTGGAGTAATCACTCGCGGTGCATAGCGCACTTTAGGTTCGGTTTGCGAAGAGGCAACACCGTGGTCATCGGTTACTTCGGTTAACTCAATGGCAGCTTGATGCGCTTCATCGGTTACATCTGTGGTTAATCTGCTACTGCAGTTATGCTTACAGATTACGGTTGGGTTTGCCTTGAAGCGAACGTCACCGTTAGGTGCTTGTACTCTATCGATATAATAAGGTTCAATATAATGCCCGCCATTAGCAAAGGTAGAATATCCCTGAGCCATCTGTACTGGGGTTAAACTTCCGGCGCCGAGTGCGATTGTTTCAGAGCGAGGGGTATTTTTCTTATCGAACCCGAATCGAGTTAGATAGTCTCGCGCCTTATCTAGGCCAACGGCACGTAACACACGCACAGCCATCACATTCTTTGATTGGGCAAGGCCAATACGAAGACGGGTAGGGCCAGCATAAACCGGTGGAGAGTTCTTCGGACGCCACGCAGTGCCGCCTTCTGCATCCCATTGGTTAATTGGTGCATCATTGACTAAAGAAGCAAGAGTCATACCGTCATCAAGTGCTGCAGAGTAGATGAATGGTTTAATGCTTGAGCCAACCTGACGTAAAGATTGAGTCGCACGGTTAAATTTATTATGTACGAAGTTGAAACCACCAACTAGAGATGTGATAGCTCCAGTAGTTGGTTCGATAGATACAAACGCCGTATTAGCACTTGGGATTTGCCCTAAACGCCAAACTATAGGGCTTGGTGCTTGTTCAGGGTTAATTTGTTCGCTATCAGTATCAGTATCAGTTGCTTCAGTTTTCTGCTTGCTATAAACCTTAGGGGTCATCGCTGTTGCAAGGTCTGTAGGGCGAGCCCAAATTTGTTGCCCAACCTCTAAGATCTCAGCTGCTGATTTAGGTGCTCGTCCTTGACGCTCATCAGTTTTAAAGCGACGAGCCCAGCTCATTCCATCCCACTCGATGGTTTGATAGCCGTAGCCTTTAATGTAAACCTCAGCTGATTTTTTATCTATCTTGGTGACAACTGCTGGGTGCATGACACCGTAGCTTGGTTGCTTGCGCATATATGCTTTTAACTCTTGCTCATCCATAGCTTGAGCAGAAGGTTTCCATGCGATTTTCTCTTCACCTCGATAACCGTGACGCTCATCGTAGTTAATCAGGTTACTAATAGAGGCGATATTAGCCGCAGTTTGTAGGTCTGAACGTACAGTAGTGTATATACGCATACCTGAAGTATAGGCTTTTTCTTCACCAAATTTATTCACCATCCAAGCGCGAGCAATTTCAGCTACATAAGGTGCGCTTACTTCGATCTCTGCACCATGAGCGATACCATCGAGCTTTTCTACTCGGGCATCATCAAATTGCTGCTGAGTGATCTTATTTTCAGACAGCATACGTTGCAGAACAACATTGCGACGAGTCATTGCACGATCGATGCTGTAGATAGGGTTCATTGTTGACGGCGCTTTTGGTAGGCCTGCAATTACGGCAATCTCACCAAGGCTTAGGTCTTTGAGATCTTTACCAAAATAAACCTGTGCCGCTGCGCCAACACCATAAGCACGGTGACCTAAGTAGATCTTATTGAGGTATAATTCGAGGATTTCCTGCTTAGTCAATAATTGCTCAATGTGTACGGCAATGAAGATCTCTTTGACCTTACGCATGATTTTCTTCTCATTGGAGAGGAAGAAATTTCGAGCGAGCTGCTGGGTAATCGTACTCGCACCTTGACTGGCACTACCGCTAGTCACAACAGCGAAAGCAGCTCGAGCAATACCGATAGGGTCAAAACCGTAGTGCTGATAAAAACGGCTGTCTTCGGTGGCGATAATGGCATCGATAAGTTGCGGTGGCATCTCATCTAATTTTAGCGGTACACGTCTTTTTTCACCAAACTGAGCCATCAGTTTCCCATCTTGGCTATAGACCTGCATTGGAGTTTGTAGCTCAACATTTTTTAGGGTTGCTACATCCGGAAGTTGTGGTTTTAGATAATAATAGAAACCAAAAATCGTACCTAGCCCAAGAACCATGCAAGCTAATGCAAGAGCTAATGTAATTTTTAAGAACTTCACCGAAATATCCTTGTATTGAGGAGGTGTTTAATTGCTTCATCGCCGATTTGCGACAAATATTTCATGACGAGATAACCCGTGAATTCGGTGAATATCTCGATTAGGTAAGTTTAACCCTTTTTTAACTTAGCTTCCTATATTTTTGATCTTTATCTCATTTTTCGAGGGCTTATGTTCCAAATACACATAGTGGCACTAAAAAACGCAGGTCAAGATATCCAACTGTTAACAATTGCCATTTCTAAAAAGCATTGGAAAGTTTTAGAGTGCGAGCAAGTTTCACGCAGTCAATTCAATAGGCGCATCCATACAGTGTCTCATTTTATAAACCGCTGGAGAACGGATGTCGCGTTAAGTTTACGTCAAGATAATGTACTGCATAAACTCAAGGCCAAACCTAAAGACGTTAATCAGTGGTGGGTGAGGCAGCAGATAGATGAAGTGGTTAATACCGAGTATGCCCATAGAACGCTTAGCTGTGACCATGTAGAAGGTATTGATTCCCTAGAGTTGTTTATCTATGAAACTCAGGCTTTGTCCGAGGTGCAATCTCAATTAGGTGTACAGGCAGATATTGTTGGGTGGCAGGTAATGGACTTGATTTGTCTATGTCGAACCTACAACCAAGTAGCTCAACATAATGTAGAGGCTTACATTGAAGTTGAGGCTAAGCGCATTAATTTCGTTCGATTTAGACGTGGTATTTACGTGCGCAACTTGCCCATAGATAAGCCGGATTTGATAGATGAAATAGCTCACGATATCAGAGGAGAAGGGATCGCTCACATCGCTATATTTAGCCCTGATCAGCAGTTCAATATAAACCTTGATGGGGTGGTTTTAGTTGACGTGCTAGAAATATGGCAGGCTCTGCATATCTCTATTGATACTCACTTTTATTCTGTATTAGCCACCGCGGTTAGCGCTTATCAATGGCGCAAGGGTGTCAGGTGATGATAAACCTTTTACCGTGGCGAGAAGCTCGCTTTCAAAGTCAAAAACGACTAATGATACTGTCGACAATTACCCCTATTTTATTACTTACTTGCATACATGGTTTGTTTATTGGCTTTATGTCACTTCAAGAAATGAAAGAAAGCGAATTGTTATCGGTGACAAAGGTTGAGGTAGGGAAATTGCGTGAGCAGGTTAAGAGCGAGCAGGCCTATTATCTGGAAAATATTAAATACCGCGATTTGCTTATGGATATCAATGAACAATTGCGAACCTTCCATGTAACTAATCTTTTTGAGGCATTACCGAGCACCTTACCGAAAGGCGTATTTATTCATTCGTTGCAATGTGAGCTCTCGTTATGTTTAGCGAAAGGGCAAGTCGAAAATTTTTTGCTTCTAGATGAGTTGGTTTCGCGCTTGCGAAATCAGATAAATATAGAGTCGGTTACCCTTGAGGCACTGCATAGCTCTTCAACGCCACCACTTTCAACCTTTGAGCTAAACCTACTCCTACAAGGTGATAGAGATGTTGAATTGGCGATTCATTGAGTGGCATAAAGTATGGACCTTATCACCGAAGGTAGGTTTGCTAATTGGTGTGGGCATTAGCGGGCTAATAAACCTGACGTTATATTGGTACTGGAACGCATGGCATAGTGAGCAAAAGCAGCAATATCTGCACCTGTATCAACAGCAAGATATTGTACGTATAACACTGCTAAATGAATTGCGAACTTATCGTGAGGTTAATGTCGATTATGGGCAGGCATATCATGAAAAATTATCGCAACTGGCACCACCATTCTCGGCTCAGGATTTTTACGCTTATATTGCACCTAAGCTTCCGCAAAGCATTGAGGTTGAATCTTGGCACTGGTCTACAGTAGATAATCGACTTCGGCTGCATATTACACTGTATGGCGAATTCGATGCCTTTCATCGATTGTCGGTTGATGTACTTAATTATCCCTACCTTAATCGCATCGCAATGCTTCGAGTTGAAAGAGGGGGAGAAAGGCTTAAAGCCGTTATGGATATCGATTTCTACGCTCCAAATATACCTTTTAATGGAGAGAGAAATGAAGATTGAACTTTGCTTGCTGCTATTATTGTTCGCCCCCGTCGTATTGGCTGAGCAGAAGTGGTTTGAGCCTCCACCGCTAAAGAAAAAGGTACCAGTATCCAATAGCAATCAAACGCCACACTTAACATCAGAGAAGCGTCAATCTCGACTATTTTCTATAAAATACGCTAATGCATCAGATATTGCGGATATTCTGGGGCAGCATCGCTCTCAAGGCGTGATTTCGGCCGAAGGCAGTTTGTCGGTCGACCAGCGTACTAATTCTTTGCTTATCTATGAATATCCGGCTCGCTTTGCTGAGATACAAAAAATCATTACTCAGCTAGACATCCCTATAAAACAGGTCTTAATTGAGGCTCGTATTGTTACCTTAAGTCAAGGTAACTTGGATGAGTTAGGGGTTCGATGGGGATTAACTAAAACTGGTAATCCGGTGACTGTTGCGCCGAGTTTGGAGTCATTGCAGGGAAGTAATGTGATAGCAGATAACTTGAATGTAAATCTTGGCGTGGTTAACCCAAATGCTACCAGTATCGCGCTACGTTTAGCCAGTCTAGGCTCTGATACTTTATTGGATCTCGAGTTATCAGCATTGCAGGCAGAGGCGAAAGCCGAGATTATTTCGAGTCCAAGGTTGGTAACAACCAACAAAAGACCGGCATATATAGAGCAAGGTTCTGAGATCCCTTATTTGGAGGCAGCCTCAAGTGGTGCCACTTCCGTCTCTTTTCGTAAGGCGGTGTTAAGTTTGGAGGTAACGCCACAGATAACCCCAGATAATCGATTAGTATTAGACCTTAATGTTACTCAAGATAGACCTGGGCAGGTGGTTAAGACTGGAATCGGAGAAGCGGTCGCAATTGA
Above is a genomic segment from Vibrio gallicus containing:
- a CDS encoding argininosuccinate synthase, with protein sequence MSMTKVNKVVVAYSGGLDTSVIIPWLKENYKCEVVAFVADVGQGAEELDGIEEKAKASGASECYVVDLKEEMVADYIYPTLKTGATYEGKYLLGTSMARPIIAKAQVEVARQVGADALCHGCTGKGNDQVRFEGAFAALAPDLHVIAPWREWDLVSREECLDYLAERNIPCTASLTKIYSRDANAWHISTEGGVLEETWNAPNEDCWAWTVDPEQAPDQSESITIKVEKGEITHVDGKAMTPYDTLVYLNEKGAAHGIGRIDIVENRLVGMKSRGCYETPGGTIMMEALRAVEQLVLDKTAFEFREELAVKASHLVYDGRWFTPLCRSILAASEELAQDVNGEVIIKLYKGNATVTQKRSNNSLYSEEFATFGEDEVYDQSHAGGFIRLYSLSSRIRALNEMKK
- the argH gene encoding argininosuccinate lyase — protein: MALWGGRFTQAADTRFKQFNDSLRFDYRLAEQDIVGSIAWSKALLSVNVLDEAEQQKLELALNELKLEVMEDPEQILLSDAEDIHSWVEQQLIGKVGDLGKKLHTGRSRNDQVATDLKLWCRQQGNQLLIALDKLQDKLVTVAQQHQKTVLPGYTHLQRAQPVTFAHWCLAYVEMFERDYSRLSDALNRLDTCPLGSGALAGTAYPMDREKLAHSLGFQRATRNSLDSVSDRDHVMELLTISSMSMIHLSRLAEDMIFYNSGESNFIELADTVTSGSSLMPQKKNPDALELIRGKCGRVYGSLAGMMMTVKALPLAYNKDMQEDKEGLFDALDTWNDCMEMAALCFDGIQVNGERTLEAAKQGYANSTELADYLVAKGIPFREAHHIVGVTVVAAIEKGCALEELSLNELKQFSDVIDNDVYEILTIESCLEKRSALGGVSPLQVKYAVEQAQKRLEQRDASGVKVRSARLTDIDTLEGMVAYWAGLGDNLPRSRSELIRDIGSFAVAEHHGEVTGCASLYVYDSGLAEIRSLGIEAGWQGQGQGSAVVQHLVDRARKMAIQKVFVLTRTPEFFMKQDFIPTSKRLLPEKVLKDCEQCPRQHACDEVALEIDLNEQVIMKVNVA
- a CDS encoding glutathione peroxidase, whose amino-acid sequence is MFVSKEGQSVPQVTFPVRVGDQFVQVTSNDIFANKTVIVFSLPGAFTPTCSSSHLPRFNELFSVFKEHGVDEIVCLSVNDTFVMNAWKQDQEAENIRFLPDGNGEFTDGMGMLVDKSELGFGKRSWRYSMLVKNGIVEKMFIEANEPGDPFKVSDADTMLNYIAPEHKTQESITVFTKPACPFCAKAKQALIDHGLQYEEVVLGKDATSVSLRAVTGRSTVPQVFIGGKHIGGSEELEAYLA
- the oxyR gene encoding DNA-binding transcriptional regulator OxyR, which translates into the protein MNIRDFEYLVALSEHKHFRKAAEACFVSQPTLSGQIRKLEDELGTALLERSSRKVLFTDAGLLLVEQAKRILSEIKQFTDMAGAQGDSMEGPLHIGFIPTVGPYLMPLIIPKIKQDFPELELFLYEAQTHQLVAQLEEGKLDCVILAAVKETEPFKEIEIYEEPLVVAVPDNHSWGSLGELDMQLLNGSTVLSLGDGHCLRDQALGYCFAAGAQDDKRFKATSLETLRNMVAAGSGITLLPQLAVPRTQKSKDGVTYIAARNPVPSRKLVLAYRPGSPFKARFEQLADYVAKQLQNI
- a CDS encoding penicillin-binding protein 1A, which produces MKFLKITLALALACMVLGLGTIFGFYYYLKPQLPDVATLKNVELQTPMQVYSQDGKLMAQFGEKRRVPLKLDEMPPQLIDAIIATEDSRFYQHYGFDPIGIARAAFAVVTSGSASQGASTITQQLARNFFLSNEKKIMRKVKEIFIAVHIEQLLTKQEILELYLNKIYLGHRAYGVGAAAQVYFGKDLKDLSLGEIAVIAGLPKAPSTMNPIYSIDRAMTRRNVVLQRMLSENKITQQQFDDARVEKLDGIAHGAEIEVSAPYVAEIARAWMVNKFGEEKAYTSGMRIYTTVRSDLQTAANIASISNLINYDERHGYRGEEKIAWKPSAQAMDEQELKAYMRKQPSYGVMHPAVVTKIDKKSAEVYIKGYGYQTIEWDGMSWARRFKTDERQGRAPKSAAEILEVGQQIWARPTDLATAMTPKVYSKQKTEATDTDTDSEQINPEQAPSPIVWRLGQIPSANTAFVSIEPTTGAITSLVGGFNFVHNKFNRATQSLRQVGSSIKPFIYSAALDDGMTLASLVNDAPINQWDAEGGTAWRPKNSPPVYAGPTRLRIGLAQSKNVMAVRVLRAVGLDKARDYLTRFGFDKKNTPRSETIALGAGSLTPVQMAQGYSTFANGGHYIEPYYIDRVQAPNGDVRFKANPTVICKHNCSSRLTTDVTDEAHQAAIELTEVTDDHGVASSQTEPKVRYAPRVITPQTAFLVRELMYSNVWGGGNWSKGTGWNGTGFRAQKLHRRDIGGKTGTTNSSKDTWYSGFGPHTVAISWVGFDNPSRKLGRTEHNANLGKSQVSGGEAGAKTAQPAWIDFMRIALADEPIQRKQVPSNIVQARIDRSSGLLTYKADETSRFEYFLRGTAPTEYVPDSSNENLLGGDLFSDEQNSDDKDDDGGDELLF